GCAGCACAAGAATCACAAGGGAACGGGAACAGACATGACGAGCTCCACACACACCTCCAGCCCCACGCCGATCTATGAAGAGCTCGTCGAGGAGCACGGAGACATTCTCGCCGAAGCCCGTGAGGCCGCGGAGCGTTCGCAGCGGACGGCATCCCAGGCGCTGGACTGGAGCGATCTGCGCCGCCGTGACTGATTTCTGCGCTCATTCGCGGTAGCGCGTCGGCCTGAGTGCGATGTCCATCGCTCGCTTTCGCCGAAAAGGCGTCGGGCATCAGCGGCATCAATCGACGGGTCAGTCGCTCCCGGGGAAAGCATCCACCAGTCGCGTCGGTGCGGCCTGCTTCCATGAGTCCACGAGGATGTCGTGCAGCTCGGTCATGTCCTCGAGCTCGGCCAGTCGTACTCGCACCCAATGGGAGCTCGCCTCGTGCGGCGGCACCCAGAACTTCTCCGGTTCCGCTGCGATGAGCTCCTTGCGCTCATGAATAGGGCATCGCACGGCGAATGACGTCTCATCGTCGGGGATCGTGACGAACATCTTCCCGGCGACCCGGAAGGTCGGCATCTCCCAGGCTTCCTTCTCCACTGTCTCGGGCAGTGAGAGGGCGATACGGCGGACGTCAGCGGAATCGATCACGGCACTACTGTAGACGCGCCGCGAACCGTGCGAACAGGTATTCCCCTGTCCGCCCCAGGATGCCCGAGGCGACGTCGAGGGCAGTACCCCCATATCGTCCGCGCCCGAGGCCCGCGCCCGTCCTTGCTCAGGAGGCGGAGTGGGTGCCCTTGTCCCGGATCAGATTCTCGACGTGGTCGAAGCGCTCGTGCAGCGTACGCAGCTCCGAACGCAGCGCCTCCGCGTCCTCACGCGCATGACTCCCCACCGATTTGCTCAGGCGGACCATGTCCTGCTCCGCGTGGCCCACAAACCAGGTGGCGAGCGCCGCCGTGATGACCCCGAATGCCGTAATGGCGCTGAGCATCAACAGGGAAGCGATCACGCGGCCCCACAGCGTGACGGGGTAGAAATCCCCGTACCCCACGGTGGTCGCTGTCTCGATCGACCACCACAACGCTTTCGGATACGACGTGATATTGGTGTGTGGCGCACCGGATTCGGCGACCACGACCAGAGCGGCACCCGCAAGAAGTACCGCAGTCATGACCACGGTGACCCAGAGCGCCGCTTGTGCATGCAGCCGGCGCCATGCCTCGTTACGGAAGAGGCGATTCAGTACGGACAAGAGAATCGACGGCACCAACGGGCGTCACCTTCCACTGCGGCCTGGCGGGCAACCGGCCTTCCGCCATCGCTGACATTAACAGGAGCCAACGCCATGCCCGGATATGCCGGCGGATGACCGGTCGCCCTCCGCGATCAGCGTGTGGAAACGCCCTGGCGCGGCGTGGCAGGTGGATCGCCATGGACGGCGTGCAGATAAAGCGCCAGGGTGTCGGCCGTGAAATACGAGCTGTAGGAGACGTCCGGGAAATCGCCGCCCGTGTGGTAACCACCGATGACGCCGATCAGGGCGTAACCGGTGAAGTCCCACACCAGGAACGGTCCACCGGAGGTGCCGCCGATATACCCCGCGCAGGAAATCTCCAGGAAATCGCCGGGGGCGGCCGGATCGGTGCTGGTGTACCGGTGCGTGGAGGAGGTGCAGTCGAGGGGTTTGGGGTGGGTGGTGTCCTTGTTGCCGGGGTAGCCGATGAGCCGTACGTTCCGGTGGGCATAGCCCGGGTACGGCAGGAGGTCGAAGCCGCCGGTCACCTCCTCCACCTCGGCACCGTCCTCCCGTGCCCCGAGCCGTACGACCGCATAGTCCCAGCGGGCGCCCGCGTCCGTTCCGAGGTCGTAGTAGCGCTGGTCGAGGTAGAGGCGCTCGACGGGATAGATCCCGTGTGGCTTCAGTCCGTCGTGATACTGCGGCACGAACGACAGATGCCGCTTCGGGTCGGGGGAGCGTAGACAGTGGGCTGCGCTGACCACCAGATCGCGGTGCGGACTGCGGACGACCGTGCCGCCGCAGAACCGGCCGGTGTTGCTGCCGTCCGTCCAGAAGAACGTCCCCACCTGGGGGAGTCCGTCGAAGGGGTGGCTCGGCGGGGTTGCGTCCGTCGCCGGCCGCCGCATCGCCGCGCTCTTTGTCGCGGCGGCCGGTCGTGCTTCCCGCATCCGCTGCGGAGTCCAGTACGTGTCGGTCGACGCGGCGGCGGGGCGTAACCCGTGCCCGTGGCCGTGCGGGGTCTTCTCGGCGTGTGCCGGCGGTGCCGGGGCGAGAGTGAAGGACAGGCCGAGCAGCAGCGTGGTGAGCAGCAGGGCCAAGCGGCCGCGGACAGCGATGGGTCTGCTCATGATCGGGGTCCTCCCGAGGGCCGGCGTACGGAACGAGAGACGTGCGCGAGGCGAGCGTGCCATGGTCCTACGGCCAGGGAGCGTAGGGCGAGAGGCCGGGCCGGATTCGTGGCATACCGTCAAGAGCCGAAGGGCTGCGGTCGGGTACGGATCAGGGCCTGTCCGGCCGGGCCTGATGGGCTCTGCGGTCTGGTGAGTCCGCCGGGCCCGGCTGTCGGTCAGGCCGGTCGCCGGTCAGGCCGGCCGTCGGTCAGGCCGGCCGTCGCCCAGGCACCACCCGTCAGCACACAGGCAGGTGCCGGGCGAAGAACGAGAGCACGTGGTGGCGCACCAGGGGAACCGACACGGCCGGGTCGAGCGCGCCGACCAGTTGGGTCCGGTGGGCGGCGGTCATCAGCCCGGCGGCCTGCAACTGGGGCACGATGGCGGCGTAGTCGGTGAACACCCCGTGCGCGGTGTGGTCGAGCTGCCGGCGGCTGGTGCATCCGTGCGGGTGGGCGAGCGTCGCCGACCAGGAACGCTCCAGCTCCTTCTTGTAGCGGAATCCATCGGTTCCCAGCAGGAGCAGCGGTCGGTCCGTGCCGTACCGGGCGATCGGGAAGAGCTGCCCTTCCTGGCCGGGGGAGGCCGGTGGGTGGTCCAGAAAGCCCTCCATGTTGATCGCGGCGTGGAGGCGCCGGTCCTCGTACATCGTCTCGGCGGCGGTGGTGCCGCCGGCCGAGTGGCCGTAGATGCCCACCCGCCGCAGATCCAGTGCACGACCGAGGCGCTCCGGCAGCGGGCGTCCCTCCGCGTCCGGGTTCCGCCCGGCGGCCAGCGCTTCCAGCTGGTTCAGCACGAACCGGGTGTCCGCGATCCGGGTGCCGATCACCGTACGGAACATCTTCGGGTCCGAGCGGGGGTCTCCCCGGAAAACCGTTTCGCGGACCTTCCTTCTCCCGGCCCTCGCATGGGGGAACTCGACCTCACTGCCGTCGCCGGGGTGGTCGATGGTCACCACCACGTAGCCACGGCTCGCCAGTTCTTCGGCGATTGCGGTGCCGAAGGTGCGCGGGTCGCCGCCTCCCGGGCTGTACAGCAGCACCGGTCGCCGCACGGTCTGCGCGGGCGCGCCCGTGTGTGCATGGGTCCTGGTGGCCGCCCAGTTCACCCCCTTCGCCGGCAGTCCCTCATGGAAGAGGGGCTCGATGAACGGCAGACGCTCGGCGGCGCCCCTGGTCATCTGCGGGGCAACCGGGTAGCCGCGGACGGTGCGGGCCGGATAGAACACCGTCACCATCACTTCCCGAACCGGGAGCGGCTCCCAGGGGTCACGCCTGGCGCGATCGACCAGATACAGCGTGGTGACCCCGATCGGGTGCGGCCCGGTCGGCGCCGGCAACCGCACGGTGAGGTCCTTCGCGGTGCGCGCCTTCCCGGGCTGCGCCTGCGCGATGCCGCCGCCCGCGAGCAGCATCGTGGCTGCCAGCGCGGCTGACTTGGTGACAGCCCGACGGTTCACTCCCGCCATCTGCCCACCCCCGGGCACGCCCTCAAGGCCGCGCTCCAGCGCAGACGATCCGCCTGCTCGCTCCCCCTCGTCGACGCTCTTGCGGAACATGGCTCTCCCCTTGTGCCTCTGTGACATCGGTCCTTGTGCCTTCCGGCGGCCCCTGAATGAATAAAGGGGGCATGACCTGGAGGTTGGCACCCAGCAGGGAGGACGGACCATCGTTCAGGCCCTGCCCGAAACGATGGCGATGCGCCACCAGGGAGAGTAGTGATCCGGGTCCATTTCACGGCTGCCGACTTCGCCCGGGTCCGGTTCGCTTCCCGGCCGGCTCCGCTGCAAGAGCTGAACGTGGCCCTCATGAAGATGTGCTCCCCGGACGACACGTTGCTCTTCGGCCGCTGGCGACGACGGCTGCTCCAGTCCCTGCCGCCCACCGTCCAGCCGCTGAGTGACCTGGTTCCCGCCGAGGTGGCACCTCACTTCCTCGATGTCTTCAGCGACTCTCTGAAGGAGGGACTGGACACCGTCCGAGCATCGCCACCGGAGCTGGTCCGCGCCGAGATCGAGCGGGTATATGCCCGGCAGCCGACCCCGGCTCCGCTGTGGCTCCGCGATCTGTACCGGGGCGACGGCGGCGCCTGGCGCCTCCTCCGCCGGGCACAGCATGCGGCATTCGATACGGCGCTGCGCCCGGTGTGGCCCTTGGTGCAGGACCTCCACCGGGCGGAGTTCACCCGCCATGCCCTGACCGTGGCCGAACACGGCATCGGCGCCGCACTCACCGAACTCGTCCCGGGCGCCCGGCTGCACGAGAACGTCTGGGAATTCGAGGCGTCCTACGAGCGCGACATCACGCTGGGCGGTCGCGGCGTACTGCTGCTGCCCACCTTCCACTGGACCGGCCCTCCCCTGATCGCCGACCTGCCCGGCCGCCCCGTGGCCGTGACCTATCCGGCCGGACCGGGTCTGCCGCTCTCGCCGGGCGGGGCGGTCGGCTCGGACGAGGCGCTCGCCGGTGTGCTCGGACGGACCCGCTTCGACACCCTGCTGCTCCTCGGGGAGGAACACACCACCAGCGCACTCGCCCGGCGGCTGAACGTCAGCAATGCCACCGCTTCCGCCCACACCGCCGCACTGCGCGGCGCCGGCCTGATCACCAGCACCCGCGCGGGACGGGCGGTCCTGCACCGGCGCACGGCGCTGGGGAGTCTGCTGGTGCAGTGTCCTGGTCAGGGGACTCGTCCTGTCACGGTGAGTGACCGAGGTTCACCATAGGAAGGAGGGGCGGTGACCGAGCTGCCTCGCTCGCCGCCCGCATTCCCTGAGAGGTAATCTGAATTCACTGCATCTGCTCCCCAACGCCGGGGAGGGCATATGACCGCCGGTGTGAGCCTCCGCCCCAGCAAGGCGGACGCACTTCGCTACACGCCCATTGCCGAGCACGGGATGATCGGCGATATGCGCACTGCTGCGCTCGTCGGTACGAACGGCACCATCGACTGGTATTGCTGTACACGATTCGACGCGCCCAGTGTCTTCGGGGCGCTGCTGGACGCCGATCGCGGCGGAGCCTTTGAGCTGGCCGCGGACGTGCCCGCCCGGACGAAGCAGTTCTACTTTCCCGACACCAACATCCTGATCACGCGTTTCTTCGCGGACCACGGTGTCGGGGAGGTCCAGGACTTCATGCCGATCGTCGACGACTCCCGTGAGGCGGACCGTCATCGGCTGATCCGGCGGGTGCTCTGTGTGCGCGGATCGTTGCCGTTCATCGCCCGGGTGGCTCCGCGCTTCGATTACGGGAGAAGCGTGCACACCGTGAGCTCCCGGCATGGCCAGACCGTATTCGACTCCCCGGCCCTTTCGCTGGCGCTGACGTCCAGCGTTCCGGTCGAGATCGACGGTCCGGATGCCTGGTGCTCGTTCACGCTGGACGAGGGCAGTTCCGCGGTGTTCGCCCTCGACCGGATCGGTGACGGGGTGGAGCCACGGGCCTGTCCGCTGTCGGAGGCGGAGGATTTGTTCGGCGCCACGGTGCGCTATTGGCGCAGCTGGCTGTCGCACTCCCGCTATCGCGGACGCTGGCGGGAAATGGTGCACCGCTCCGCGCTGACCCTCAAGCTCCTCACCTACGCGCCGACCGGCGCCATCGTGGCCGCTCCCACGACCAGCCTGCCCGAACAGATCGGCGGCGAGCGGAATTGGGACTATCGCTATGCCTGGGTGCGAGACTCCGCGTTCTGCATCTATGCGCTGCTCAGACTGGGCTTCACCGATGAGGCCAAGGCGTTTGTGCACTTCCTGTCCCAGAACATCTGCCTCACGGACTGCGCCCACGGCCCACTGCAGATCATGTACGGCATCGACGGCCGCAGCGAACTGCCAGAGGAAGAACTCCTCCACCTGGAGGGACACCTGGGCTCCAGCCCCGTCCGGATCGGCAACAACGCCGTCAACCAGCTCCAACTGGATATCTACGGGGCACTTATCGACTCCCTCTACCTCTACGACAAATGGGGCGAGCCGCTGTCCAGCGAGCACTGGGACACCGTCGGCAAACTCGTGGACTGGGTCAGTGACAACTGGGACCAGCCGGACGAAGGTATTTGGGAGACCCGCGGCAAAACCCAGAACTTCCTGTACTCACAGCTGATGTGCTGGGTGGCGCTGGAACGGGCGATGCGGATCGCCGCGCACCGGGGGCTGCCGGCGGACATGCTCCGCTGGGGGAGGGCCCGGGACGCCATCTACCGGCGGATCATGGAGCGTGGCTGGTCCAGCAAGCGAATGGCGTTCGTTCAGCACGAGGGTGACGACGTTCTCGATGCCGCCGTTCTGATGATGCCGCTGGCCAAGTTCATCTCCCCGACGGACCCGAAATGGCTCTCCACCCTGGACGCATTGGGCGAGGAGCTGGTGTCCGACTCCCTGGTCTACCGCTATGACCCGGGCGGCAGCCCGGACGGGCTGCGCGGTGAGGAAGGCACCTTCTCGATCTGCTCGTTCTGGTATGTCGAGGCGCTGTCCCGCGCCGGCCGTGTGGACGAGGCGCGGCTCGCCTTCGAGAAGATGCTCACCTACGGAAATCACCTCGGCCTGTACGCCGAAGAAATCGGCCGCACCGGCGAGCAGATCGGCAACTTCCCCCAAGCCTTCACCCACCTGGCACTCATCAGCGCCGCATTCAACCTCGACCGTGCCCTGGGCTGAGGCCCGCAGGAGTGGCCGATCTGCTGCGCGAGCGAGAATTCCGTGGCCCGGCAGGCCCGGTGGGCAAAAGCGGAGAGTGCGGAGCTCTTCGCGTCACCCCGGGCGCCCCGTACGGAGTCCCCACATGGCGTCGCGGTGCGCGCGGCTTTACCGTCGGCTGAGAACCCGTCCCGATGGCGGGGAAAGGCTGAGGCGCATTGTCCTTCGCACGTCGGTGCGCCCCAGCCGCCTTCTTCGGGCGGATTCGGGTCTCCGTCGCCTTCGTCGTTCGTCGGCCGGCGCGTCTTCAGCGCCCGGGGCGGCGGCTCGGGTCCGGGCGGCCGAGGTGGCCGGGTTCGCGTTGTGCCTCTCCCAGCCAGAGGTGCGGCGGGGCGTACCGCCGGACCGCCGCTGTCACCTGCTCCTGGCTGCCGGGCGGAACCGGAAGCCGGTAGCGCAGCCGCGGCAGACCGGGGCCGATCGGCTCCTCGTCGCGGACCAGGGCCCAGAGCACCGGATCACGGTCGTCGATCGGGCCGCTGGGGCACAGCTCGATGGAGTACTGCTTCACCCGCCGCCCGAACTGGCTCCACTGCATACCGACTCCGGCCAGCACGTCCCACGGGATGATCTGCCGTGCC
This genomic stretch from Streptomyces nigrescens harbors:
- a CDS encoding MmcQ/YjbR family DNA-binding protein — translated: MIDSADVRRIALSLPETVEKEAWEMPTFRVAGKMFVTIPDDETSFAVRCPIHERKELIAAEPEKFWVPPHEASSHWVRVRLAELEDMTELHDILVDSWKQAAPTRLVDAFPGSD
- a CDS encoding potassium channel family protein; this translates as MVPSILLSVLNRLFRNEAWRRLHAQAALWVTVVMTAVLLAGAALVVVAESGAPHTNITSYPKALWWSIETATTVGYGDFYPVTLWGRVIASLLMLSAITAFGVITAALATWFVGHAEQDMVRLSKSVGSHAREDAEALRSELRTLHERFDHVENLIRDKGTHSAS
- a CDS encoding trypsin-like serine peptidase, encoding MSRPIAVRGRLALLLTTLLLGLSFTLAPAPPAHAEKTPHGHGHGLRPAAASTDTYWTPQRMREARPAAATKSAAMRRPATDATPPSHPFDGLPQVGTFFWTDGSNTGRFCGGTVVRSPHRDLVVSAAHCLRSPDPKRHLSFVPQYHDGLKPHGIYPVERLYLDQRYYDLGTDAGARWDYAVVRLGAREDGAEVEEVTGGFDLLPYPGYAHRNVRLIGYPGNKDTTHPKPLDCTSSTHRYTSTDPAAPGDFLEISCAGYIGGTSGGPFLVWDFTGYALIGVIGGYHTGGDFPDVSYSSYFTADTLALYLHAVHGDPPATPRQGVSTR
- a CDS encoding alpha/beta hydrolase family protein — its product is MFRKSVDEGERAGGSSALERGLEGVPGGGQMAGVNRRAVTKSAALAATMLLAGGGIAQAQPGKARTAKDLTVRLPAPTGPHPIGVTTLYLVDRARRDPWEPLPVREVMVTVFYPARTVRGYPVAPQMTRGAAERLPFIEPLFHEGLPAKGVNWAATRTHAHTGAPAQTVRRPVLLYSPGGGDPRTFGTAIAEELASRGYVVVTIDHPGDGSEVEFPHARAGRRKVRETVFRGDPRSDPKMFRTVIGTRIADTRFVLNQLEALAAGRNPDAEGRPLPERLGRALDLRRVGIYGHSAGGTTAAETMYEDRRLHAAINMEGFLDHPPASPGQEGQLFPIARYGTDRPLLLLGTDGFRYKKELERSWSATLAHPHGCTSRRQLDHTAHGVFTDYAAIVPQLQAAGLMTAAHRTQLVGALDPAVSVPLVRHHVLSFFARHLPVC
- a CDS encoding ArsR/SmtB family transcription factor is translated as MIRVHFTAADFARVRFASRPAPLQELNVALMKMCSPDDTLLFGRWRRRLLQSLPPTVQPLSDLVPAEVAPHFLDVFSDSLKEGLDTVRASPPELVRAEIERVYARQPTPAPLWLRDLYRGDGGAWRLLRRAQHAAFDTALRPVWPLVQDLHRAEFTRHALTVAEHGIGAALTELVPGARLHENVWEFEASYERDITLGGRGVLLLPTFHWTGPPLIADLPGRPVAVTYPAGPGLPLSPGGAVGSDEALAGVLGRTRFDTLLLLGEEHTTSALARRLNVSNATASAHTAALRGAGLITSTRAGRAVLHRRTALGSLLVQCPGQGTRPVTVSDRGSP
- a CDS encoding glycoside hydrolase family 15 protein, with translation MTAGVSLRPSKADALRYTPIAEHGMIGDMRTAALVGTNGTIDWYCCTRFDAPSVFGALLDADRGGAFELAADVPARTKQFYFPDTNILITRFFADHGVGEVQDFMPIVDDSREADRHRLIRRVLCVRGSLPFIARVAPRFDYGRSVHTVSSRHGQTVFDSPALSLALTSSVPVEIDGPDAWCSFTLDEGSSAVFALDRIGDGVEPRACPLSEAEDLFGATVRYWRSWLSHSRYRGRWREMVHRSALTLKLLTYAPTGAIVAAPTTSLPEQIGGERNWDYRYAWVRDSAFCIYALLRLGFTDEAKAFVHFLSQNICLTDCAHGPLQIMYGIDGRSELPEEELLHLEGHLGSSPVRIGNNAVNQLQLDIYGALIDSLYLYDKWGEPLSSEHWDTVGKLVDWVSDNWDQPDEGIWETRGKTQNFLYSQLMCWVALERAMRIAAHRGLPADMLRWGRARDAIYRRIMERGWSSKRMAFVQHEGDDVLDAAVLMMPLAKFISPTDPKWLSTLDALGEELVSDSLVYRYDPGGSPDGLRGEEGTFSICSFWYVEALSRAGRVDEARLAFEKMLTYGNHLGLYAEEIGRTGEQIGNFPQAFTHLALISAAFNLDRALG